ATTATCAGCAATTTCTTCTTTTGAGTTGTAAAGAGCTAGCAACCGCTCATTGCCTGCCAGTCGCCTTATATCATCCAGTCGAGAGGTGTTTGGCTTTTCCGGCTTGGGCGCTTCACCTCCTGCTTGTTCTGCCAGTTCAAACATTTTCTGTAGAAAATTAGTGGATTCAGCAAGCTCTTCGCCTGACTTTACAGAAGATAGACCGACCTTTTGGTAGAGTTTACGAATCTGAATGCGTTGGGCTGTAGTTACCGTGGTAGCTTCCATCTTGAAAATAAATTTTCCAATACTTTTCCGCTCTATTTCTTTGGGATCTACTACTTGACCTCTTTCATCCTGCGAGCGTACAAGTCCTGCAATTAGCAGAACTTGAAGTGCTCCATCAACGGCATCGCGAGACCAACCATAATTATTCGCTTCAAAGTGAGAACGGATATCACAGCCTTTCTTACCACCAGCTATAAAAGATAAAATTTCCTTACACACTTGATTTTTGTCAGGTTCACCTTCATCACCTACAGCTTTGAGTGCATCGGGTGCTCCTTTTTGAGCTTTTTCATATACTTTTGACCAACCGATGTGATCAGCCATTTGAAATTTTGGATATAGTCTCTGCAGTGCATTCTCCGCAGACTCATGTATCATTTGCTGTAAATCTTTGCCTATAATCTCATTGCCGCCTCCTTGGTAAACTCTGGCCCCCGAGAAAGCATCGGACAACAACTCCCCCAATTTACTTTCAGAAGTCTGAAAGGTAGTTTCCATTGCAGCACGAGCCTCAGAACCTTCTGGTGTATTGGGTGCACCTCGTTTATCAAGGGTGGCACGGGCAGCCTTGCTATCTATAAGATGGTGGCGCAGGTCATCAGCTGAGCGTTTGGGTATAAAAACAAATATGGTAGAGGAAGAATTTCCCGCCTGACGCGCATCTGCACGAACAGAATTTTCGTCACTACTCCAGCCGTCGCGCACCCAGACACATATCCGACTGGCAGAATCT
This region of Desulfobulbaceae bacterium genomic DNA includes:
- a CDS encoding BREX system P-loop protein BrxC, encoding LVENLSEGSAALRGQLPKLLDKCELLMKVGEEYRIQTEESTAWMDEFQSQRSALANESHRIEAERDDRIRKRFSSVMGKITLLQGKSKVTREVSPVFDSQLPSDSASRICVWVRDGWSSDENSVRADARQAGNSSSTIFVFIPKRSADDLRHHLIDSKAARATLDKRGAPNTPEGSEARAAMETTFQTSESKLGELLSDAFSGARVYQGGGNEIIGKDLQQMIHESAENALQRLYPKFQMADHIGWSKVYEKAQKGAPDALKAVGDEGEPDKNQVCKEILSFIAGGKKGCDIRSHFEANNYGWSRDAVDGALQVLLIAGLVRSQDERGQVVDPKEIERKSIGKFIFKMEATTVTTAQRIQIRKLYQKVGLSSVKSGEELAESTNFLQKMFELAEQAGGEAPKPEKPNTSRLDDIRRLAGNERLLALYNSKEEIADNISEWKKHAEVIAKKWPDWLTLSQLAHHAEGIKDAQVLLSQIEQLCKNRLLLEEPDVIRPILISLTQILRQELGKLKSSYDQKTEAGEARLEADENWVKLEVEQRYALRKPHQLIEAAAPVLELENSENVLKTLNGISLSALRDRVAAIDGRFEQVILDAAKLLEPKAQEVRLGSRTLKTESEVDDWLSEVRAELLTKLKDGPVLPR